CTTTCTATGTTTTGAATCTAGGGTAACTGGCATTATCGGTCAGGGGGCATGATACACTTTCTATGGATTATCGTTGAGGGCACGATACACTTTTATGTGAATGTGTACGAGTCTGAGGAACGAATGTTACTTTTAATAGGTCATGATACACTTTCTGTGCATGAGTCTGTGATATATTTCCACCGAGTTGCTAGGTCACGAAGGTCGTACCAAGTCATAACGATATAATGGTAACTGGTAAATCCATTGGTGCAGTTAACAGTTCAGTGTTCGAGCAGAACTCATCAATGGCACGTATGATGGCATTACGCGTAGAGATAATAGTACCGAAGTTTAATAATAAGATTTGTTGTTGCATAAGACTTGTTAGTAAAATTTAAGCCCAACCAGCTGCAGACGACGAAGCGAAACATAATCAGTAAAAATATACTGTGTTGTATGTTGTGCCTCTGACGTAGATTCACGGTGTCATTTTCTTATCGACGGGTTTGTTTACATCTTTTAAAGTTAGCCATGCATTGCCGTATACCATATGACTAACCTTCACAGACATTTAAAATAACCGCTAAAAATCTACACCAGAGGCACACACTCTTTTGTTCTCTTTTCAGTTTGATACTGCGAGAAGGGGAATGCTTTTCGGCACTTTGAAAGCCAGTTTAAATTGTCCATTACTAACTATATACGctgataaaacgacgttctCATCAACGGCATCTATAGACAACGTTAACTGCTGCAATGGTTGAAGTTATCTGAAAGCACGGTTTCCACCGTCGtatataaaatcattaatttatagAAAATTCTTTTGATCGGAATTTGAATCGTATAGTCAGAACTACTGCGTAGGTTCTATCGCTAATTAAAATCTTGCAAGGCGTCGGGTTTGAACCGAGGACAAACATTGTACGCGTGGTGCACATGAGACAGGACTACGACAGTCAGGTAAAGCAAACCGGTATAAACAACCTTTCATATAGTCCCTATTTAAGATGATGCGGTTATTAAACTTATAATGCCCTACATAATATGACCTCGGGGTACAGTACAGTGGTACGAGGTACTTAGAATGACGGACAGGCATTGTCATGCTATTTGTGTTGAGAATGTCACGTGATTAGCATACCTACCATATTATGATATGTATcttgtatatattaatatgCAATGTAAATGTTGACAGATGCTCCAGGTTACACTGACGTACTTACAAATTGGAATCGGCCAGTCAAACTTTTGGTTAAGTGTATCACGCCATGCCCTAACCGAACAAATCTGTATGTTCATGGCCGAGATATGCACAGATGACGTTTAAAACGtgattgccatgacaacaagtTAACCATGGGAAGGCAGGAAAAAAGTCACAAAGGCTATTATAATCCCTTGTATAGTTCATGGACTGACCCAGATTAATTTGGTTTTGATAGTATACTTTGGTAAATAGGTGAGTCATTGGGTTATGACGCTATGAGAAAGAAATACGTTGAAATACTCCGACAGAAGATTTCCAAAATTTCAGCGAATTTTCGCTTCTTGTTGAATCGATATTGAGTGTATATCAATTCTTGGTCCATTTTGTCAAATCTTGATTAgacctaataaaaaattgtgtggttccgattacgcccagttttagaataggtggggtaggtagatttaaattttttttctgtgtgagtttCTAGTCAgattttccactgttttccaaatggtctctgttgtttgtttatttcatcctatcagatctacagccattacagatccGAAGAAtagtttatattgtcttttcaagttgatggcagtttccgcattcaccatttctcgcgagacttcacaatttttgcgactttattattttttctcgaatatgtaaaacgaaacaaaaaagataggtggggtcgggtaaccagaaccaaacaattatatcTTTATGTCTTagtaacaatttatttttccTTTGTGTATCCTATCTCGTGTCTATCAGTTTTACGTTGTTGGTAAAGTTATATTAAGCCTTGGTCAGggtaaaaatacacatttttgtaaattttacttGAAGCTTTAGACAAGCTTGTCTTCctgtaaaattttattttgttttcacatCTCGAGATCTAATTTTCAGTAACCTAAGTGATTAGGTGATTCATAATCAACATTTCGATGAAAGTCACAAAAAACCCAAATGAAATCTAATGTTTTAAAATGGGGTTATTTCAAAGGGCAGAAGTCGGTGAGCTGTTTGAAAACACCACCCTGCCAATTTTAACATTTATGCATTACAACAGAATCGAAAAAGGGGTTCTTATTCAGCAAGTGATCTTCAAGACTTTGTTTGAAAGTGATCAATACCAGCAGaggtaataaaaacaaaaaaaaccctaaGGCTACGGGATAGTGGTGTGCAGCAGACAGGCGCCCTCTAACATACTACTACGAGGAAAATAATGGCGAGTGGAACGTACTCATtctgttgagggcgctgttggtAGCAACTACAATCATCCGAATTCCGCGTTTGTTCTCCGATCCGGTGACGACACGATTTGTTTCCACTATTGCTATGCAAGTGTCCATATTCGAATGCCGTTCAACATGTGCTCTTCTAAAACTCGGATATCATGCCATATAGTAAGTGTGATCGACGTCACTTTTTTTCTGTCACAAGGTCTTGCAAAGCCTTGAAGAAGTAAATGTGTTCCCAGTAATACCAACGTATTGTCACCTTTGACACAAATATGTTTTTGATTTGACGTTGAGCACGGAGTATACTATGACTATTGTGTTCTGAAAATAGGTATATTTAGAATATTTGGGGAATATCTCGTACGTAGTCTTGGAGTTGTGTCTTCAATATCGTGAAAGTGACGTCTTTAATTTCAGTGTTGaactatatatagtatattgtgTACCTCACTTGAAGATTATTGAACTCAGTTTCGATACCAGAGTGTGcctagtctagaattctaaacttgTACAGTGTATTACGTATTGAAAACTTTATTATACTTCTCTGCAGTCCTAAACGttagtttgtgatggattactactgacatgcgccctTTGCTGCTTTGTTCACCACAGAGGAGCACCAAAATTTAACACCTTTTGTAACCGTCTTGACTAGACAGAagtgtaatgaagtttttaatacgtaatacactgtaccagtttagaattctagactagaGTGTTCcctttttgaattttattttgacataGAATGCGTATTTTACCAATACATTTGAAGATAGCATAGTTAAAGCTAGATCTGTTACGTGCCTCCACAAGGCATCCACCCAGCATGACTATGTGCCTTCTCTTTCCGTCGATCACATGTTATCTGGTCATTCGATGTATTTGTACAGGTACAGATAGAATTACAGTATAACCATATTATGTTGAACATGACGATTCTGACAATATCAGTAAGGATATACCTTTGAAACAAATTCGAAGCAACTTTCGGAAGTCTATTGCAAGTACCAAATACTAAAGTATAAGCCTTGCTCCTAATCCATTGCGTTTTACATGTTTTGAGATCCCTGTTTTCGCCgctgttttgtatttttttatttagtaataCCAACTagttaaattacaaaaacaacaaaatagatATCAgtccccagtatttttcttcattcatccaagggaaaacacgagtgacctaaggggcatcgtcactacgagtcgctagacgattAGTGACAAACCCTGAAGTCATGagtattaaatattgaaaaataatataatacttcctCAAGCATAGTTCAtgaaaaatcggggaaaatTATGGTTTTGACTCATTAGcaccgcagaaccagtgacgtagacacgtgttATCATGACGTATACACCGACCAGGgcatataatccatattttctgttcaaagacaataacttggtttgCACTAGGTATAATGTCTATTATTCTGAGTGAATTTTTACTTTTCTACCTCCGtagacataaaatgtatatataatacagaCGACAATGGAAAGAACCTGAGTAAATCTGTCTTGCATTGATTGTTGTAGGCTTTCATAATGTCTCAGTGAGTTTTCAGTATTTCACAAATACTAGGATTACCACTCAAATGTCAATCCGGTATTTTTCATCTTTTCATCATAATATTCTTCAAATTCTGCATTCTGGGCAACAGTAAAATAGTTTTGCCAATCACCGACGATACCTATGatggaaaaatgaaatgaatggaAAATATAGTATGATTGAAAACATGGTGATTAACATTGGAAACTTACTATATGTTGTAAAGTAGaaagtgtgtgtatatgtgtatgtgtgtgtgtgtgtgtgtgtatgtgtgtgtgtgtgtgcgtgcgtacgtgcgtgcgtgcatgcgcgcgcgtgtgtgtacgtacgtgcgtgcgtgtgtgttaCGGTATTAAATTGATTCTTTAGCTGTGGTATATGACTTATACCTTACACCTTTTAATGTTAAGTATGGCTCAAATTTGGAGACATTTTCGATGGTTAATACAATTTTCTTACCCTTTCTAATGAATTCTGCCCTCTGTAAATCAATACCTAACTCTCTTTCCATGTTGACAGAAGGGTTAGATCTCATTTGTTGAAAACTGCAGTAGTTCTGTATGCTGTCAATCTTCTCCTCAGATAAGTCCTTCTCTAGAAATCTGGCAAGTTGTTTTATTGTTCCTCGAAGATCCTACGTGACGCAACAaatgcaatattatatatatatatatatatattataattggAGTGTAATCCAAATGATGTTGACACTTAGTACTGAAATATACCCTTTCTCCAGCTAGTTTCCGACCTCTCGCGGGATGTTAGTCAAAATCCCGCGATAGTGAAATGGAACTCGTGCAGAAAACACCCGAGAAAACATCATAAATAGTTGTGCATACATGTTAGATCATGCGTTGCAAATCGCCATAGCTGAAGCTTAGTGGATTTATTTACTAAATTGTACCttgatacatttgtatgatGTTTTTCTTCACTGTTATACGTAATGTCATTAttacatcgtcgtaaaccacagcctcttctACGAAACCGTCTTTATTTCGAAGTGTCGCCGAAGAAATAACAGTtgtggtttgcgagaatgcaatATTATTACCACCTAATTTGTTACGTTACCTTTTTCATGTCTTCATATTTTAAGAAACAAACGTTTTCTTCGTCTTTGTATATCCACCAGCCTAGCACGTGATCAAACCAGTCTCCATACGTGACTGCATATAGATGTGAGCAATAGAAAtagtaagagagagagagagagagagagagagagagagagagagagagagagagagagagagagagagagagagagagagagcgcgagagagagagagagagagagagagagagagagagggagggagagagggagagagggagagagggagagagagagagagagagagagagggagagggagagggagagagagagagagagagaacaatCCAATGAACGCTATAATTACAACACGTACACAATACACATACTGAGACATATTATGGGTTTCAGTTTCGTATCAGTGTCATATTTGTTCaactgttttattttcttacaacTCTGTGTTATGTCAGTGGAGTTTATAGTAATAAAAGAATACATACGCTGTTTGTTGATAAAGAGTTTGTAGAAATCTGTCCAGGTTCCGTTATAGTAACCAAAGACGGTAGTCATTCTGTATAGATGGTAGAAGGAGACTAACGTGTCCTTTGGGTTTCTTGCAACGTAGACAATCTACATAAAAAACATTGAAGCAAccgttaatcaatcaatcaatcaatcaatcaatcaatcaatcaatcaatcaatcaatcaatcagtcaatcaatcaatcaatcaatcaatcaatcaatcaatcaatcaatcaatcaatcaatcaatcaatcaatcaatcaatcaatcaatcagtcagtcagtcagccagccagccagccagccagccagtcagtcagtcagtcagtcagtcagtcagtcagtcagtcagtcagtcagtcaatcaatcaatcaatcaatcaatcaatcaatcaatcaatcaatcaaccaacccacccacccacccacccacccacccacccacgtTATATTATGCAGCATTATAACACATCATCTGCGTGAGTCATGTTGCGATTGGTCAATGCCCTGTCACGTGGTATGCgtaatttgaatactgttgcCTGGGAAATGACGATCTATTGCCCCATAGGGCAATAGGGGTTAAATGAAAAGTCGAGTGGACTATTGCCCGCCCATTGCGCATGCGTGAGCGTCTTCCTTGCAGACGACAAATATTCAGACGGGTCAATGGCCATGGCAGCAAACGATAATCACGTTTTTGGAAAGTGTCTGAAAAAGATCTTGCAGAACTGGTGTCACACAAAGATGCTAAGCGCACAAAGTGTGTTATAAAAAATGCTGTGagtattttagaaaaatactgtGTGGAAGAACGGGTATTGCCTGTAGTGGAGGGTAATCCTACAGAACTGTGTACGCTactatagtcctgcttgcatacggaggaattcgggactcgattctgacaattgtccctccctttagagtcaagtcagtaatacagactcgtgcaccgtcatggaagcaggactaaCGCTACTAGTACTACGTAATTTTTATGCAGGAGTGAGATGTGTTATAAATGTCGACTGGCCTCTTGTTTGGGCAATAGCATACGTCAATTCCCCCCTCGGGCCTGTCAATCACCTCAACATCAACCTATTTCCCTTGGGCTTCGCCCTCGGGAAATAGGTTGATGTTGAGGTGATCGACAGGCCCTCGCGGTGAACAGACGTATGCTATTGCCCTCATGGCCAGTCGAATACTGTTGCCTCCCCCCCCGTACACTTATGTTAACttgaacaatatgaatatagaCCTGAATCGCTGCAGAACATAGcattattaacatttatttattagtCCTCGAAGGATACGTAGTTTACAGTTCATAACAGAATagataaaaacaatatacacacaaaaaatgacCTGAAAAATACgagtaaaaacaaagacaagctacacaaatacacaaaaataactTAGCATCGATTTAACAATCTGAAGGCTGACGGGACAAAACTATTGCTGTATTGAACTTTGGAGCTAGACAAAGATATTCTGCTCAGAtgggaaaatatcaaaatatgaattattgagTGGATTGTTTATTGTCAACAGTAATCACATGTGTCTTGCACAGTACTGAACGATCGGTAAGGTCGAGAGAGAGCAAGAGTAGGCTTGCCCACAATTTTTAACAAGTTTGTTTTGATTGACCACAGAGAGCAGAGGTAAATGACAGATACAATATAAGTCAAAAGAGGTTCAATAATGCTACGATAGAGTAAGTGCAGCAGTTTAGCATCTATATTGATGAGTGCAAGCGGCCAAGCACGTGTAAATGTTGTTGTCACTCTTTTCGGACAGCTGTGATGTGTAAACAAAtgagggtcaagggtcaaaccAAGATATTTGAAAGACACCACCTGTTCAACAAGCTCACCAGTGGCCATGGGGCTATCAGACACTGCGTTTAGATGAAAGTCAATGGTCATCTCTTGAGTTTTAGACACATTTAGCTGCAAGAAATTTGTAGTGCACCACTCAGATAAATGTGTGACTGAATTTTTGTACACTGGTCAAAGACTGGTCCTGAGGACAGAGGTTGTGTGTTCGATGAGAACCCAGGAAAAGGtatgtgttattttgtttgtggCAGCACGTGTGTATGAGTTGACAGACAGTCATTGTCATGGGTGTCCTATACACGAAGATAAGAGATTGGTTGAAACTATGGGGCCCGAGACAAAGAGGAGTACATAACTCGAGTTACTTAATTTTCCTGGTTATCAACAACTCTGACAATTATAGTTTTCGTGTACAGTATGCGTGTACGTATTATACTTCAAATTGTATTaattatattgcagtttggatTATGTTTTCGAGAACGTGAAAAAAAGAATTACCGACGGTGTGTTGATGATACTGATGACCCATCGTTAAAGCGGCACTAGCTGAAACTGggactttaaaaaaacaaactgttttgttaaaaaATGCGATGAtcgtaatatcgtacatccTGCACAgcattgaatcacctgtggtaaacatatttatgtagcAGTACACTTAGTATGGTGCAGtgcatccaatcaaattgatttttgggtccgcacccaaaattcAGCTCCCCGATGAAAAACTGTTTCGACGTATTACTATattacttatagataaaatgaACTCTTCttcacatgtacaatgtctagtTATCGTTATTTTGGCAATTATCAgtaaaaagttgtattttctGAACGAAATACTAATCCCCCAGTTACTGTAAGTGTTGCTTTAACAGACTATTTTTCGTTGCGCATGATCAGTAGAAAAATATACTTTGAATTGTGAGAATGAAAGGACGAGGAAATATTATTATACCTTAGATCGTTTCTGAAAAGCTTGATAAGGAAAAAACTTGTGCTGCATGTGTGTTTTGATGATACGTGGTGAACTGAACGGCATCGAGTCGTAATACTCTACCGTGTCCATAGCCGCTAATATCCCTAACTCGTGCACGTTGTCGATTTTCAAAAACCGTTGTACCGTTATTGGGAGCCAGGACTTCAGTCTTGCGAACTGAATGATAAACCATTTAAACCTGGATACGAAGCAACAAGAATATGATGAGAAATAGGCATCTAGTTTGGAATTTTAATCTGTATTAACACAGTGaataaattccaaaaaaaaatcaaaattgaacccccaaaaattgttattgtatgtacatgaagTGATTAATACATAAACTGGGCAACATACATTGTTTGGACTTGGGAAGTTGTACACACCATTAGCGCTATACTGCAACCCATTTATAATCTGTTCTGTTACTTCTCAGGGGCGAAATCAATAGTTCAGACTGTTCAAACTACAACTTTTTTCATTACCACTTGCTAACGTTTTTCACAAACGGTTCAAACAACAACTTTCGCATTACCACTTACTGTAAAGCGTTTTTCACAAACAGTTCAAACTGCAACTTTCTCATTACCACTTACTAACATTTTTCATAAACAGTTGTTCAAACTGCAACTTTCGCATTACCACTTactaacattttcataaacagtTCAAACTGCAACTTTCGCATTTACCACTTACTAACATTTTTCACAAACAGTTCAAACTGCAACTTTCGCATTACCACTTACTAACATTTTTCACAAACAGTTCAAACTGCAACTTTTGCATTACCACTTACTAACATTTTTCACAAACAGTTCAAACTGTAACTTTTGCATTACCACTTACTGTTAAGCGTTTTTCACAAACAGTTCAAACTGCAACTTTCGCATTACCACTTACTGTTTAACGTTCTTCACAAACAGTTCAATAGGCGGAACACGTATATACTGTGCTAAGCTTTCATTCCTCTCTATGTCAGCATCATTCATGATAAGAGAAACCAGTTCAATCGTCCATGTCGTaccttgaaaaaaaatatcaccgAATAACCATGGTCTTTGAAAAGTTCAAGAGTTTAAATGTAACACTTCAAAAGAGTTTTGGCAGCCTTTATATTGCCAGCTTCAGTACGACCATGGCATTACCTCGAAAAGAAATCATGTCAACCTCGTCTGACCATTGCACTTATTTGCATGACCTCGTTCCGATTAGTTTGATAACATATAAATTCATTATACGTGAATGTCAGTCGGATTTTGTATCCTAGATTGTTGTGATCAAACACAGACCCTCCACAAATAGGCACATGACACTCACTtatggtgggtgggtgggggtgggggtgggggtggtgagTACGAGCTACTTGGGGTTTATGCAGTCATTATTTTGACTTACCTGACCTAGGATACGTCACAATAAATACGTCATCATGTCTACATTCGAAATTCAACACAGCATCTTTCAAATCTTTCCTGATTATAGAGCCTGGAAACAAAACTCCGTCACAGAGAAACTGTCCCGGAACCTTGTAAAATGCATCAGACTGCGCAGACATTCGGTGCGGTCCCGCCATGGCCAGACATTAAAGTCTTTAACCTATCTCGTGTAGTATTTGaataggtcaaagttcaaatattGAGTTCATCGTCCATCCGTGGATAACGAAGTACCGTGATATTATAATATGGAGGTTTCACTAACATTGAATATTTTCCTATGAATAAATTAGGCGCGTAAAGTTAATTCAGATATACAGTCAATGCCACATCAACACGTTGATTCAACACCTGAGAGTCAGGAATATCAAGTTTACACGTGACGACCTGTTAAAGCTGAAATAGCTGTAACtaagaatttttttcttcaaataaccAAACTTACCAAATATCtggtcagttacttataaaaagacattgtatctgttaatcagtggtcaatatATTATCCATGGTggtgatgtagtgacaagtttaaattttgagCGAAGgctcggttttgaatctgtcaccatgctAAAACTGTTTTTTGTAACTGTGGTATCGTTTTTCGATTAAATAAccacaatctattcactgaaaagtagtaaaataccaataatcaggcattgtacatgttaaacaGTGATCGATCTTATCCATTAGTACTGTAATAACAGGTttaatcgtgatcgccgttgagggcgctgatttggGGTAAGGACCTAATgctaaaatcaatttgatatgatttatcAAGTATACAGCTGCAACAAATATATTCACctataggtgattcaatacttttCAGGGTGTACGgcattatgagtaagttattatagctaacaaaacattttcaaagaatATGTTTGGTTgtagctagtgcagctttaatacTAACTTCAGATAACTCAGTGATTAGAAAGTTTACAACTTAGGCAGCCAGTCCAAAAGAAATTTAAATACATTATCCAGAATTTCAAAACTAACCGGCGCACATGGACGTGCAAcatcgcttatgttgttacactTGTTTTGACtttgttacatttgaaataacattttcatcatggaAAGGTATGTTGACATGTTTAATAATTATTGTAAGTGatttttatagaacaaagacaaaGCCCCCTCAATAACAGAGAAGGATTTTACTggtgaacccagggtatggtcaggtgatAACCTTACCCCCGAGTAGCGCATGAAAACATCGCAAACACTGTATTCAGACACttttgtcgtattcctaaaaaactgaaatattgatttatttattactaattatgtacatatataaccCATAACATGACTGTGATATAATAATCAGCCTGTACAGTATACATTTTCTGTtctatacacatgatacagaatGCACGCTACTCACTGAGGACTAGAACACATAAATATTATCCGACCTTGCCTTGACTTCGTCGGACGTCCAACATACACCATCTTTtattaattctattaatttcaaaaatagtattaataatttaaaattacaaaaaaagtcaaggcgactgttgacagtctaccCCTCCCCCTGCGTGTACAGATTGCACGGCGTAGTAGTAAGACTATTGTTGTACTAAATATTGATCAACAATGGACATTGATGTAAAATCGCTGAGTATGGTCACGTGACATCTTTGGAAGAATTTTTTGAAATCTTCATGGTGTTGAACATTCAGTCACACTCAGTGTTTATTCTATTTTGATTATCAGGTGGTTGTATCCACATAACCAATGCGTCGCTATCAC
The sequence above is drawn from the Glandiceps talaboti chromosome 21, keGlaTala1.1, whole genome shotgun sequence genome and encodes:
- the LOC144451192 gene encoding amine sulfotransferase-like, which codes for MAGPHRMSAQSDAFYKVPGQFLCDGVLFPGSIIRKDLKDAVLNFECRHDDVFIVTYPRSGTTWTIELVSLIMNDADIERNESLAQYIRVPPIELFVKNVKQFKWFIIQFARLKSWLPITVQRFLKIDNVHELGILAAMDTVEYYDSMPFSSPRIIKTHMQHKFFPYQAFQKRSKDLRGTIKQLARFLEKDLSEEKIDSIQNYCSFQQMRSNPSVNMERELGIDLQRAEFIRKGIVGDWQNYFTVAQNAEFEEYYDEKMKNTGLTFEW